In Diabrotica undecimpunctata isolate CICGRU chromosome 9, icDiaUnde3, whole genome shotgun sequence, the DNA window AAACAACTTGATTGCTTTGTACtatcagttttctttttttttgtaagtcaACTTCCATAAATGGGGTAAACGGATCTAAACTagttttgtaaaagtattttccAAAACAACTTACTCTTAGCCACTTCACTTTATctcgaaaatttattttttggtcaAGACTGTTAGTGAGTCTTTTGTTTAAATGAAGTTTTGCAGGTAGAgtttcaaagcaataaaaaaaatgttccatGTTAAGGCATACACTTTTTTTGGTACTCGCAGATCTAATAATTTCCCGATATTGGTCTGGTATATAAATATTCTGATGTTTTCTAAGAATCTTTTCTATTCTTCCAAAGTCTCTGTCAGAGTCAAGGTAACTGTGACCAACTTCGGGAAATTTATGGTcaatgattttaaatattttatttaatattaggtattgaaaaaggttaataatggagaagtttttgttttgtcccccACATTGATCTGACCAAATTATTAAATGATCAATTTGGGGATTTTCTTCTTTAAGAAGCAGACAAAATCGTAGCAAACAACTTGCTATTTCATTACTTCCCCTATTGACAATATCCTCAGTCCATGTAAAAAAATAGGACTTATGACCAGAACTGGTTAAACAGTGGACTCCAAAGTTGTATAGCCACATTTGTCTTAAGTAAAAAGATTTTGACGTTGATAGCTTTGGCAAAGGCATCGTTTGTTGAAGATCCATTGTTATGTAAcatttttctttgaaaatttttacTGCTTCGCGGTCAACTTTCTGCTGCGCAAAAGCAAGTTGAAAATTATTCGAGTGCTCTAAAGAGTTCTCTCCAGCATCGCATAAACTGCAAGTATCACTTTTTGGTACACCAAAAGATAAGTTGAaccttgtttaaaatatatgtcTGTAAAAAGAGGCCTTTACGAAATATTTAGTTTCGAACTTTCGAGTTTTTaatacgcttgtacaaaactgcatggatcaacgaaaggatgtagtcataacattcctcgattatgaaaaagcgtttgacatcGTAAAACATGAGGCAATGATAAAAATGATACATaacgctaacattgacgagaaagatataagagttatccagaatctctatcgGAAAcaaaaagcacgagtgagactgaacaaatcaaccaacacagaagaatttgaaattttaagaggggcGCGCATCGagtaaaaagacaaaagagggaatgtaaaggtagtgggggcaaaaatattgttagacaggaagtgccatcttgagaggccaaattaaacaaggaaagagagtctttccttgtttaagaaatcaaatttagttgggttatgttattatttgtcccaactgtcacatgaaatcttatttatattgaagttttttaagaattgtttcacattttagactgttatcgttaatatttaattaaaattttctcgtctaagacacattctgaaaactattttataactactgttaataagtgtcggaaaatttaaatttggcgcattcgcatttccggatatgtccgccatcagaggccacttttttggtcgccttttcataacgattagattccctcttttgtctttttgctcgatgggggtgcgacaggggtgtattttgtctcctatgctcttcaatctctacatacatgatatgcagttgatgttaaataaaataaacaccgtaggaaaatatatggcttgaagataaatgctggaaaaactaaatgcatggcaataagaaaaaacgcacttttaagaatacaacttcaagtagataatgctccaatcgatcaagtgaaaacatttaaatacttgggaatgatgatgaatgaccaatgggatcctcaacaagaaataaaatgccgtaccaaACAAGCAATACaagcttttattaaatttaaacggCTACTATGTAACCGTAATCTTTCCTtaaatctccgctacaggatggttaaatgctatgtatggtccatatttgtatacggcatggaaacatggacgttaagagtaccttccattaataagttggaggccttcgaaatgtggacgttgcgaagaatgttccgcataccatggacagatagggtgagaaacgaggaagtcttaagaaaggcaaatactaagagaaaactactcaatttgatcaaggtacgaaaaattggatacctcggccatattctgagaggaaaaaaatacgcaatccctcaactaatcatccaaggaaagattaaaggcaagagaggagtaggtcgcaaacaaatgtcgtggctacggaacataaacaGGCATAAATAATACTGGCGATCTTTTTCATCTCTACGAATCTTTTTACATCTACTGACTTTCAAGACAGACGtttggccttaagataattcgccaacgcagtATAGGTGCATGGCACtatcagaagaagaagaagaatagagtCGCTGCGAATAGTTAAACTTAGAAATAGTTACATAAAATCAAAGAATAGTAGATAACTCTCATAGCTGCAGTTTAAATACACCATGTTTAAGGGGAAACGTATAATAATCTTACATGCAGGTAGTGAACAGAGATTTGTATGAAATGCATTGTTACTGTCTGCCAAAAACATCAACGAATCATCTGCCGATGATCATGACATGACATGCTCATTGATCTGAAAAATGGTTTAAGGAACAATTTCTACCTAATATTCCGCCCAATTCTGTAATTGTCGTGGACAATGCTTCTTATTATCCACGACTCTTAACAAAAATACCAACAGTAGTAAAGATGCTATagtaacttttttaagagttactAACATACGCCTTCCTAAAAGAGTCCCTTTAAAGAAAGACTTATTACTTAACCTACTTAATCTTCCTCGACAGCTACGGCCATTGACACGAGTACAAAAACGTCTATTGTATTACATTGAAATTAAATACAGTAAGTCACATTAGAGTTATTTAAATACACTCTCTTACATCACAAATCACTATAATCtattacaatatatatttttttacattatttgttATATAAGATGATATAATCTGTAAACTTTTAAAAAGTCAATTATAGCACTATAAACATTTGGCGAACTAAGTATATGCTTGAGATTATCGTTTATATTATGTGCTAGTCTATAAAATCTATAATAACTACACTCTATGAGCAAATGTTTTACTGTAAGGCGATGAGAATCACAATGTTCGCAAGCAGGTGGATTTTCGTAAGTCATGAGGTATCCGTGATTGAGGAGGGTGTGATATATACGAACTTTTCGAATGATGATTTTGCCCCTGCTCGTCTGTTGTTGTAAGTAAACAATAGGTTGGATCATACGCAGTTTTGTGTTTTGTCCATTGCAGTgggtttgcaatattttttcaaagttttttgttttatagttGCTGTTAGGTCGTGATGAAGTTGAATTTTTTCTAAGCGTAAGTCAGAACAACATGCCTTCCTCGCTGCGATATCTCCAGATTACTTTCCACTGATCCCCACATAAGATGGGGTCCAAAGATTGGTTATTGATGTTCCTCTGGTGTGATGTTGATGACAGATATGTTGAATTTTTTGGACTATCGGATTTAATGAGTATATGTTAGTAATAACTGAATTGAAGAAAGAGAATCAGTGCATATTGCTAGAGATTTGCTATTAGGTAGATTCTTCCAAAAGCTTTAAGGATTCCCTATAATTCTGCAGTATGAATACTACAAGTGGCTGGGAGTCGGTGTACAGCTAAAGTTGTATTTTCGGTACAGACAGCAGAGCCAGTATTTTCTCCACTTTTTGAGGCATCGGTGTAAAGAATTTGGTTGTATTGTTTGGTACTTATTGCTTCTTAATAATTGTCTTAGAAGACGGCTAGGAGTTTCTTCTTTTTCACGTCGAATTATGAGGACTAATAAAGACTCGCTTAAGAAAATGCAATCAGTCATTGGCATTAAGCGCAGTGCTGCTAACATATGACAAGCAGTCGAGGTGTTCGATAGTGAGACTTGGAATAATTATTTCCCATGTTATCGACAAAGAAAATGAATACCCCATAATGGATCCTACAACCGCCTCAATTATTATTCAACTCAATTTGAGCACTGACTCTAGTTCTGATGATTATAATCCTGATTAAAGGTTTATGTGTAAAACTTATATTTATAGTCTGTTTATGTGCTCAGTGCGTTAAATTATTTCGGAACACAACTTTGTCAACTAGACCAGTGGTTCTCAACCTGGGGGCGCACCCACCTGCGGGGCGTGAGAGAATTTCAGGGGGGGCGTGAGAGAATTTCAGAAGAGGCGTGAgggtacaaagaaaaaaaaaaagaaaaattaaaatatattttgttaaaaaccaaaatattttgtatttttattttgtttataaatatttctttatttaaacgtgattaaaattgtttttttttctcaaacACACAACCTGAGTTAAACACGACAGTCTTGTGTACGGGAACATCGTAGGAGCGCAAAGTATATTTACCAACACTGTATTGCAAGCACTCCTGGCTCCAGTTCAGTGACTCCGTCTCACGCGTCAGTCTCAACAGAGTGATTGTTTGTGAATTATTTAATAGTGTTGTGTAACAGCTTTGAAAATGGCTAAGTCACTTCCAAAGAAAAGATTGTATTCAGACGATTATATCAAGTATGGTTTTACCTTTATGGAGAAAAACGGCAGTCATTTACCTCAGTGTGTCAACTGCCATGCTGTTCTTAGTAATGATGCAATGCGCCCCGGACTTTTGGAACGGCATCTAATTACAAACCATTCTTCTTTGGAAGATAAAGGCCCAGAATTTTTTATTGCCAAAAAAAGCAGCCTAAAACGTATGAAACTTGACTCTACTGCAAATTTTTAGTGTTGAAAATGAGAAACTGTGGAAGCATCATACAAAATTGCACTTTTGATAGTTAAAGACAAGAAACCACATACTATTGGTGAGTCAGTAATTAAACCTTGTTTACTTACTGCTTGTAGTACCGTACTTAGTGAAGACAGTTGtaagaaagtagaaaaaatttcTTTCTCAAACGACACAGTAAAACGTATTTCAACATAATATGCGTATTTGATTTTTTGATTATTCTTTTtctcaaataaataaacaatgttaaGTTTAATGAGACATCAAATAAACTTTCGTATTTAAATATATCTGGATTTTTATTTTGCATCCAAGCTTTTGCTAATGTAGAGTTAGCATCGTCAGTTTCACAATTTCACTGTTCTAACTTGAACCAACCAATTATTAACTGGAGGGGAGGCGTGAGCAATCTTCAGTGTTCATTAGTTATATGTGGTATTCTTAAAAATTGTTTCCACTTGCTTGCTCaacaaaatgtataaatattattataaacagTGAACCGTTGGGGCAAACATACGAACTCTTGAGTTCATATATAATTTCATTCTATTTTAATGTCCTATTGTCATTCTATAATACCATTAAAATTGTCCTTATTCTGTTCCCaatgttttaatgtttgccgACAACCAGTTTATTGGGTGTTTCAACtaactttataaatactatacgaTACGTATACCACCAAATTTGCTTACAGCCACCTTTTTGTATGCATGGGTGACGAAATTAAGGAGCGTTTGTAGTGTATAAATAATAGTGTGTATCAAAGGCTCATTGATTTCAGCACACTAGTGCCGACGTATAGAAGCATGCGTAAATGTGCCGTCCAGATGTCTCCACACACTAGTTCCAACATCACAAGTACTCAAAGTTAGGCTAGGTGAAGGAAATATGTTCTGTTAGGTCGTGGAAATTGTAATAATACAAGAATTAGGCATCCGTGttgtaataattatattaattgtatATAAGTAAAAGTATTCAgaaacaattaaatttaaacttttataataTAACTTAATTAGATGGGTTTATGAAAAATATTAGAGAGTGTTCAATTATATCTAGAGATTTTTGGCGTTGAAGTTAGAGTGTTCACTCTCCAAAGCTGTTACTCGATGTGTGTCTGATAATGCCCTTAATTCGGTGGTAGTCTATCTTACGCACATTATTTGTGGCATAAGTATGAGTTTTCATACGAGGTTTTAAACTagaattatgtaaaaattttctgtATAAAAATTTCACAGTatgaaaattgtttggtgcaaattccacatttaaatggtttttctcTAGTATGTGATCTCATATGTGATTTTAAATGAtcgtttcttgaatattttttggtgcaaatttcacatccgtttttcaccagtatgcacctTCATATGCGTATTTAAAACTTGTTTTGTTGATAACTGCTTGGTGCAGATTTCACATTCAAATCGTTCTTCGCCAGTATGCATTCTCATATGCGTATTTAAAACTTGTTTCGTAGAAAACTTTTTgatgcaaatttcacattcaaatggtttttcaccagtatgcactttCATATGCGtaattaaaacttgtttcgtTGATAACTGCTTGGTGCAGATTTCACATTCAAAtcgtttttcaccagtatgcactctcgtATGcgcatttaaaaattgtttcgtTAAAAAccgtttggtgcaaatttcacattcaaatggtttttcaccagtatgcactctcatatgcgtATTTAAAACTTGTTTCGTAGAAAACTTTTTGATGCAAacttcacattcaaatggtttttcaccagtatgcactttCATATGCGtaattaaaacttgtttcgtTGATAACTGCTTGGTGCAGATTTCACATTCAAAtcgtttttcaccagtatgcactctcgtATGcgcatttaaaaattgtttcgtTAAAAAccgtttggtgcaaatttcacattcaaatggtttttcaccagtatgcactctcatatgcgaatttaaaacttgtttcgttaaaaactgtttggtgcaaattccacatttaaatggtttttcccTAGTATGTACTCTCATATGTGATTTTAAACGatcctttcttgaatattttttggtgcaaatttcacattcaaatggtttttcaccagtatgcactctcatatgcgtATTTAAAAGATATTTCGTTATAAAccgtttggtgcaaatttcacattcaaatggtttttcaccagtatgcacttgCATATGCGTATTTAAAACTTGTTTCGTTGATAACTGCTTCGTGCAGATTTCACATTCAAAtcgtttttcaccagtatgcactctcatatgcgtATTTAAAAGTTGTATCGTTGAACAccgtttggtgcaaatttcacattcaaatggtttttcaccagtatgcactctcatatgcgtatttaaaaattgttttgttaaaaaccgtttggtgcaaatttcacattcaaatggtttttcaccagtatgcgcTCTCATATgcgtatttaaaatttgtttcgtTGAAAACTGtgtggtgcaaatttcacattcaaatggtttttcaccagtatgcactctcatatgcgcATTTAAAACTTGTTTCCTTAaaaactgtttggtgcaaattccacatttaaatggtttttcccTAGTATGTATTCTCATATGTAATTTTAAATTatcctttcttgaatattttttggtgcaaatttcacattcaaatggtttttcaccagtatgcactctcatatgcgtATTTAAAAGATATTTCGTTAAAAAccgtttggtgcaaatttcacattcaaattgtttttcaccagtatgcactctcatatgcgtatttaaaacttgtttcgttaaaaactttttagtgcattcaaatggttttttgaCAGTATGCACTGTCATATGAATTTTTACCTCTCCctttgttgaaaattgtttggtgcaaatatcacattcaaatgTTTTTTTCCCAGTGTGTATCCTCATATGTAGTTCTAAACGATAATTGTTTGAGAATGGTTTCCTACAAATGATACATATAAAACATTGTCCTCCACTGTTCATATTGGTATTGGAAGTTATATATGGGTTCAAATTACTGTAACTCCTATCAAGATGTAATAGGCTACTGACATCAGTTTTCATATCTTTGCAAGAGAAACCTGAAATTATAATTAGctgttaaatcagaattatgtaattaaatgaaaattaagCGCTTAACGCTTTATCCCGAGTATGCTCGgccaaataatttttaacaaaaattattaaccCGAGATATCTAGCGCTGAATGTTGACTGAACAGCTGAACAGCAGCAAACCGTTTAAAATCGTTTTAAATAGTGGcataaaatatgtatattaaaaCGTGTTAACTCGTCTATTTTGTTGTCGGTGTATTATACACGATGGTGGGGAAACTTCCTGTGACAAACCTCCACCCATCACGCTGAGGGCAGTGGTACGGATAGCTAACGGTAAAGAGTTAGTACATgtctgataattgaaaaaagtgtATCGCAGTTTGTTTCTCTATGAACACTGTGCGGTATTCTTGGATAG includes these proteins:
- the LOC140449627 gene encoding uncharacterized protein encodes the protein MFNQTEVKQEVDETICKREIDNEVLQDETFKIEIKEEPTMESTHDTFDYLDVKKCPIKAEIEQDDGFSCKDMKTDVSSLLHLDRSYSNLNPYITSNTNMNSGGQCFICIICRKPFSNNYRLELHMRIHTGKKTFECDICTKQFSTKGEVKIHMTVHTVKKPFECTKKFLTKQVLNTHMRVHTGEKQFECEICTKRFLTKYLLNTHMRVHTGEKPFECEICTKKYSRKDNLKLHMRIHTREKPFKCGICTKQFLRKQVLNAHMRVHTGEKPFECEICTTQFSTKQILNTHMRAHTGEKPFECEICTKRFLTKQFLNTHMRVHTGEKPFECEICTKRCSTIQLLNTHMRVHTGEKRFECEICTKQLSTKQVLNTHMQVHTGEKPFECEICTKRFITKYLLNTHMRVHTGEKPFECEICTKKYSRKDRLKSHMRVHTREKPFKCGICTKQFLTKQVLNSHMRVHTGEKPFECEICTKRFLTKQFLNAHTRVHTGEKRFECEICTKQLSTKQVLITHMKVHTGEKPFECEVCIKKFSTKQVLNTHMRVHTGEKPFECEICTKRFLTKQFLNAHTRVHTGEKRFECEICTKQLSTKQVLITHMKVHTGEKPFECEICIKKFSTKQVLNTHMRMHTGEERFECEICTKQLSTKQVLNTHMKVHTGEKRM